A genomic window from Tepidisphaeraceae bacterium includes:
- a CDS encoding beta-eliminating lyase-related protein: MAHIETDECGAPEFLSNGSKIVTCPGAQGKPDPLAVDQLVVRRTGIHFPNRACLT, from the coding sequence ATGGCGCACATCGAGACTGACGAGTGCGGCGCGCCAGAGTTCCTCTCCAATGGCAGCAAGATCGTCACCTGTCCCGGCGCGCAGGGGAAGCCGGACCCGCTGGCGGTCGACCAGCTGGTAGTCCGCCGGACGGGCATCCACTTCCCCAACCGCGCGTGTTTAACCTGA
- a CDS encoding NAD(P)H-hydrate epimerase: protein MTTPPLRLSRAQVREVDRLSIEEYRIPGIVLMENAARGATDVASAMLRHAASPHALILCGGGNNGGDGLAIARHLHSRGVRVTIALSVDPAAYKGDAFINWQIVQAMALPARPASTDLIASTPTDLIIDAIFGTGLTSAPRGDAGEIINAVIDSNRPILSIDLPSGLDCDTGLPLGPCIRATQTVTFVGEKAGFAHAHAKPWLGNITIADIGCPPEAITRALATMP, encoded by the coding sequence ATGACGACTCCCCCGCTTCGCCTCTCCCGTGCGCAGGTCCGCGAGGTCGACCGCCTGTCGATCGAGGAATACCGCATCCCCGGCATCGTGCTGATGGAGAACGCCGCCCGCGGCGCCACCGACGTCGCGAGCGCAATGCTACGACATGCAGCATCACCCCATGCCCTCATTCTCTGCGGCGGTGGCAACAACGGCGGCGACGGCCTAGCCATCGCCCGCCACCTGCATTCGCGCGGCGTCCGCGTGACGATCGCCCTCTCCGTCGACCCCGCCGCCTACAAGGGCGACGCCTTCATCAACTGGCAGATCGTGCAGGCGATGGCTTTGCCCGCACGCCCCGCGTCCACCGACCTCATCGCGAGCACCCCCACCGACCTGATCATCGACGCCATCTTTGGCACCGGCCTCACCTCCGCCCCACGCGGCGACGCCGGCGAGATCATCAACGCGGTGATCGACTCAAACCGCCCCATCCTCTCGATCGACCTCCCCAGCGGTCTCGATTGCGACACCGGCCTGCCGCTGGGCCCCTGCATCCGCGCCACGCAAACGGTGACTTTCGTCGGCGAAAAGGCCGGTTTCGCCCACGCTCACGCCAAACCGTGGCTGGGAAACATCACCATCGCCGACATCGGCTGCCCGCCCGAAGCCATCACCCGCGCGCTCGCCACGATGCCTTGA
- a CDS encoding response regulator, translated as MPVLRPSGRALLVASSASRQQPRALLEQLGYSCADADDPYAAVAELAKHPTSYRAIIISLSSLYREELAMISALRRRYPQIEVWLTHTDGRQAALAQAMSMGADGLLAEDGLHRIGISPVIEAPPVIVQRVEPEVPVSASEPDEMEMHPDEPILSADELRMLLQEEPSLPPGTAD; from the coding sequence ATGCCAGTATTACGGCCGAGCGGGCGAGCGTTGCTCGTCGCCAGCAGCGCATCGCGCCAGCAACCGCGCGCGTTGCTGGAACAGTTGGGCTACAGCTGCGCCGACGCCGACGACCCCTACGCGGCCGTCGCCGAGCTGGCGAAACACCCGACGAGCTACCGCGCGATCATAATCAGCCTGAGCAGCCTGTACCGCGAAGAGCTGGCGATGATCTCCGCCCTTCGCCGGCGGTACCCGCAGATCGAGGTCTGGCTGACGCACACCGACGGCCGACAGGCCGCCCTGGCGCAGGCGATGTCGATGGGCGCCGACGGCCTGCTGGCCGAGGACGGTTTGCATCGCATTGGCATCTCGCCGGTGATAGAGGCGCCCCCCGTCATCGTGCAGCGCGTGGAACCGGAAGTGCCGGTGTCCGCCAGCGAGCCCGATGAAATGGAGATGCACCCGGACGAGCCGATCCTGTCGGCCGACGAGTTGCGCATGCTGCTGCAGGAAGAGCCTTCGCTGCCGCCGGGCACGGCGGACTAA
- a CDS encoding DUF1294 domain-containing protein, whose translation MLWILAYYLLASLITFVVYGIDKRRAARRQWRVPEATLQSLAFAGGFPGAFVGRKTFRHKLHKPKFTFMLYAIAMLHGLAWAVYLAM comes from the coding sequence ATGCTCTGGATCCTCGCCTACTACCTCCTCGCCAGCCTGATCACCTTCGTCGTCTACGGCATCGACAAACGCCGCGCCGCCCGGCGGCAATGGCGCGTGCCGGAAGCGACGCTGCAATCCCTCGCCTTCGCTGGCGGCTTCCCCGGCGCATTCGTCGGCCGCAAGACGTTCCGCCACAAGCTGCATAAACCGAAGTTCACGTTCATGCTGTACGCGATCGCGATGCTGCACGGGCTCGCTTGGGCAGTTTACTTGGCGATGTGA